A window of the Diorhabda carinulata isolate Delta chromosome 1, icDioCari1.1, whole genome shotgun sequence genome harbors these coding sequences:
- the LOC130896765 gene encoding enkurin domain-containing protein 1-like → MPLKTLCGLFDEPVKTTKKNFIKENIKSIKQLQEILHVAQRSKEKTKTSLDRNVNKKPRETLSSVELRKASFKTDAANQKDHELVQISKKPVEKTLQAINKVQNQSKLKNYKTRKNTIPNLNKPQCSTKSVQTDTSLGGSCGDVELQTEESVIKPQEQQDSQEEVKDAESLGGGFHVIKNDFKDEPTGIPFEPNCPPGHVLLSEEERVETLKTLQQNYEKLIFSLNSLSITCDTLRIRKRRIQLEDELRDTEEAIKVFDRPKVYIKG, encoded by the coding sequence atgccGTTAAAAACTTTGTGCGGTCTATTTGACGAACCCGTCAAAAcgacgaaaaaaaatttcataaaagaaaacatcaagTCTATCAAACAAttacaagaaatattgcatGTAGCACAGAgatcaaaagaaaaaactaagACTTCTCTAGATCGAAATGTCAACAAAAAACCAAGAGAAACACTGTCTTCAGTGGAACTTAGAAAGGCAAGTTTTAAAACAGATGCAGCAAACCAAAAAGATCATGAACTCGTCCAAATTAGTAAGAAACCAGTAGAAAAAACTCTACAAGCAATAAACAAAGTCCAGAATCAGTCTAAATTGAAGAATTACAAAACTAGGAAGAATACTATCCCAAATTTGAATAAACCACAATGTTCCACTAAGTCAGTGCAAACTGACACCAGTCTTGGAGGTAGCTGTGGTGATGTAGAACTGCAAACTGAAGAAAGTGTCATTAAACCACAAGAACAACAAGATAGTCAAGAAGAGGTTAAGGATGCAGAGAGTCTTGGAGGAGGATTCCATGTCATTAAAAACGATTTCAAAGATGAACCAACAGGAATTCCTTTTGAACCGAACTGTCCACCTGGACATGTGCTATTATCTGAAGAAGAAAGAGTTGAAACTCTAAAAACATTACaacaaaactatgaaaaattaattttcagtttaaataGTTTGTCTATAACCTGTGATACCTTGAGAATTAGGAAAAGGAGAATTCAATTGGAAGATGAATTGAGGGATACAGAGGAAGCAATTAAAGTTTTTGATAGACCAAAAGTGTACATTAAAGGATAA
- the LOC130896835 gene encoding acylphosphatase-1-like encodes MASEKFISVDFEVIGEVKGVLFKEYTAITASSTNVRGWCMNSDNNSISGVLEGCVSNVEVMKHWLKNVGSPKSKVEQVIFTNEIDIEHLTYDSFNILE; translated from the exons ATGGCTTCTGAAAAGtttatttctgttgattttGAGGTGATTGGTGAAGTTAAAG GTGTACTCTTCAAAGAG TATACAGCAATAACTGCTTCTAGTACAAACGTGCGTGGCTGGTGTATGAACAGTGACAACAATTCCATAAGTGGAGTGCTAGAGGGATGTGTTTCCAATGTAGAAGTAAT GAAACACTGGTTGAAGAACGTTGGAAGTCCTAAATCAAAAGTCGAGCAGGTCATTTTCACCAATGAGATTGATATAGAACATCTCACCTAtgattcattcaatattttggaataa
- the LOC130896824 gene encoding acylphosphatase-1-like — protein MSSEKLISLEFEIFGKVQGVYFRKYTERAANRLDVKGWCTNTDQNTVKGMIQGNSSNIESMKNWLEKTGSPRSKIEKAVFCNEKEIEHLTYDSFKIVR, from the exons ATGTCTtccgaaaaattaatttctctagAGTTTGAAATATTCGGCAAAGTTCAAG gaGTATATTTCCGGAAG TATACTGAAAGAGCTGCCAATCGTCTAGACGTGAAGGGCTGGTGTACGAACACAGACCAAAATACTGTGAAGGGAATGATCCAAGGAAACAGTTCCAATATAGAATCAAT GAAAAACTGGTTGGAGAAAACTGGAAGCCCAAgatcaaaaatcgaaaaagcGGTTTTTTGCAACGAAAAGGAAATAGAACATCTTACATATGATTCATTCAAAATCGTGAGATAA
- the LOC130896849 gene encoding acylphosphatase-1-like, with protein MAEKLISVEFEVFGRVQGVLFGRYMMKAAKYLQVRGLITNTHRHSVKGVIEGRSSSIESMKWWLRKQGSPFSYIALTIFTDEKEIDRYTYKSFKVRA; from the exons atggctgaaaaattaatttctgtaGAATTTGAAGTCTTCGGAAGGGTCCAGG gtgTACTTTTCGGAAGG tATATGATGAAAGCTGCTAAATACCTTCAAGTGAGGGGTCTGATTACGAATACTCATCGACATTCTGTAAAAGGAGTTATTGAAGGACGTAGTTCATCAATAGAATCAAT gaaATGGTGGTTACGCAAACAAGGCAGTCCATTCTCTTATATAGCTTTAACCATCTTCACTGACGAAAAGGAAATAGACCGATATACATATAAATCATTTAAAGTTCGGGCATAG